The window ttttttaaatcataagCTAATAGAGCATAGAATTCCTGAGATTTATACAACTTTCTGTAATTTCTTTTCTGTGTACTAATTGTTATAGAACCTGTAATGCGCTTGTCCATCATGCAGATTACAATGGCTTTGAACATAACTTCGAAATTGTTGATAATGGTTACCGAGTTTTTGCCATGAGACATGGCAAGCGGGTACCTAAGCTAAATAGGCCTCCTGACCAACGACGGGCACTATTGCGAGGGCTCACCACCCAACTCCTTAAGCATGGTCGGATCAAAACCACCAGAACAAGAGCAAGTGCTATGCGTAAGTATGTTGACAAAATGATTACATTGGCAAAGGATGGTTCCTTGCATAAAAGGAGACAAGCTTTAGGCTTCATCTACGAAAAGCAGATTGTTCATGCATTATTTGCAGAAGTCCAAGATAGGTATGGGGAGAGAAACGGTGGATATACCAGAATTATAAGAACTCTGCCTAGGCGAGGGGACAACGCGCCTATGGCATACATTGAACTTGTCTGAATATTGGCCAGTTATTTTTGTATCGGCGGAGTCAACCAATTCTAGTAATGGTGTGgagatttaattctttttgagAGGTTGCCACATGTATGATTATAAACCTTGTATTAATATTtgcatacatatacatacatgatggacataaatattttaagtaaatTTGATCTACATTATGTGGGGTTTAGCTTTTCTTCCCAAACTAATATACATCAGTGGTCGGCTTGGAGGCTCGAGTGACCTTCTGCATTTTAACCTCATCAACGATTCAATATTATCCTCTCTGCACTCTGTTGTCGGTTATCCTCCTATAAATCTACCTCTATTTTCTCTCCTATCAAACCTTGCTTAATATTTAAGCTTCTTAAGTTAAAAGGGCTCTGTGGGTTGCATTCGTATGCTCCATAGTTTACTGAAAATCaggaattttaatttgatgttaAAAGTCTTAGGTTAAATTGTAAGGTTTATTACGTGAAAACAATTATTATCTTATAGAGTATTTAGTGTTATTGACAACTAAAGTATCAGAGTAATTCATACATTAATCAAACAACGATTAAAGTCCATTAACAATCAATATCAAATTGATATCATcaaacaacaatcaaataactaatcaATATAAGATAGCAATTTGATAACAAACAATGTCAATATAAGATGATAGTTAGATAAGAATCACACATTTTTAACACTTGTGGACTTCTTAGTCATTTGGATATTCCAAATGGGTTGGCTTATGGATTTtactatttatgaaaaatcataaatcatagaCAATAtgtctaattttaataattgattttacAACTCTACAActgtttttcctttattattatcatgGTCAACAACTATATTGATATAGTTATTAACAATATACCTAGTAGTTAAGAAAATCCAAATAATTACTAatagataaatttttaaatatttctaatataatacagttttgtcattttaaatatttctaatatattGCAGTTTTATTGGTATGATGTGTCAAGGACCCAACAGAGACCAGATGATAAATGGGAATGCATTCTGGAAATAATCActtgtaaaaaacaaaagttaaataCCACAActttatcatttaaatttatttactacatgacaaattaacaatatatagaCCTCAAGACAAATTAGCAAGTAAACATCCCAAATAGAAAATGTTTACGTAAAGCCTAGTTTTTGAAATCTATCCCGAATATCATCAATGTGTCGTactcttatttttaaatataacaaaaattataaatataacaaaaaaaatatagtcaaatattatattttattaataacgactttcaatatttatcaatGTCATTAATAGAAGTCTATAAATCTCTATTAAtgttaaaattcaattttttttatgttttataatttcttttactatttacaATAACTattcctttttatttcattatataatagtatatctttttctaaaataaaaaaataaattaaaatatttacaaactataacaaagttttagaTTCTATACGATAAAAATCGATAGACTTCTATTCTATCAATGTCACCGTTAGAAGGAACATACCATACGAATGTAAGATTTTTatcaaatgttatattttttaccattcacccataatataaacataacaaTAAATCAACATGccaaaataatcataaaaaactaaaattagtgatgtaagattattttattgataatgtGAAACTCTGAATTATATTcattgataaatatataaaaaaaatgacacaaTAGCTAGCAAAcatataaaatagtaaatggAATAAAGCATTTCTCCTATACATCATATGAACCTTCCGaccaattaattataaacatcTATCAcaatatgaatttattattaatgtcGATTAGACCTTAATTATTGATGGATCTATTGCTAACAAACATCTCCATGAGTGAATTGTCTATCATTAATTGAAAGAACTTGAAATTACaccatatttataaatacttttataaattgtGCTAGATTTATATTGTATGGTTAGATTATGATCATAAATGAGATTGGTTCAGATTTGGCTAATTAATGCATAATGTTcctcaacttttaatttgataaggCACAATTTCATACTGAGCACATGGCCATGATGGTCCTGACTCCTTACCTTGAGAaagtggaaaaaagaaatccgAAATCATAATAGTAGGAATTTAATTCCTACCTTTGTTTATTGTTTCCGACGACAATATCATTTAAGTATAGTGTGGATGTATGAGATATATTGAGTATTAACATATCATTTAGGTTGATGGAGGGGGGGAGTGAAAGGATAGGTTGGTCATGGTCCAACACAACCGCCCAAGGCGTAGGTGGACAATAATTTAGTTGAATATGGCAGCCGCAccaatacaaaattaaaccaaattaaatgGAAGTGTAgatagaaatgaaatgaaataaaataataggaaTAGGAAATAAATATCTTAGGCAATGATGGTTGACAGGGGCTGGAGGATGGTCGTGAGccactaaaaaattaaaaattaatttattgggtgaagaataattttataaaggGAAGAAAAGGAGATAGCGCATGGGGTTTCGGGGTTACCGTAACAAAACAAATagcataaaataaaacttcagTATAATATTAGTAGAGGCGGGTGGCGTGGATTTGTTTTTCTCCCCTCCGTCACAATTGTTTGTTCTCACCCCCCGTCCAAAGTCAATGAAGcataaacaaacaaagagaCATCTCGCAGCCTGGATGAGGATGAGGGCAGCCTCATGTTCTCCTACTTGCACAATATAATAATACTGATACATATACCTGACCGCACGCACACAAGGAGGAGGAGAGAAGCTGTAAGCTACTTTCCAGAGACAACTAGCttagtaaataatattattaggAATGACGAAGGTATTCCCAAACGGGCCTTCCTCCTCCTGCAGCGACGCCATCGAGACTGTCCTCACCGTGTGGAAGAAATCTATGTTGTTGAATTGCGAGGGGTTTACCGTGTTTAACGCCGAAGGTAATTTGGTTTATAGGGTGGACAACTATCTGGCAGGCAATAAGGGCGAGATTCTACTCATGGACGCGGCCGGCAACCCTCTCTTTACAATCCGTCGCAAGGTACGTACTGCaatgctatatatatatacatatacatattaatttacttttgaactttttggttgactatatagtatataatcaaatacatataGAGATTGAGCCTCGCCGATAGCTGGGTGGTTTACGAGGGTGAAACAGGCGCGAACCCCCGGTTCTCTGCGAGGAAGCAGATGAATCTGCTTAAATCGAAGTGTTTGGCTCGTGTTGTTGAATTAGCTGGATCATGGTCGGGTAAGGGTATGAGTGTGTATGAGATCGAGGGGTGTTACGGGAAGAGATGCTGTGCGGTGTACGATGAGAAGCGGAGAATAGTGGCGGAGATCAAACGCAAGGAAGCAGCGGGAGGGTTGAGCTTTGGCACGGACGTATTCCGCCTCGTCGTCCAGCCTCAGATTGATACCACGGTAGCCATGGCCCTCCTCATCCTTCTGGACCAGATGTTTGGATCTTCTTCCACTACTCCATGACAGATTTTTGTACTCAATCTCGAAATCAACAATCCCCGCTTTCTTCGATATATATACTCCTTTTTAATCAACGCCTTTTCCGACCCCTTGCTTCTCCCTCATTCACTGTACATAATAAACTGTAATATAGACATCACAATTTTCTAACAACATTCTTCCTCCCCCAATCTCATCAACCCCTCTCATTTCTGCCTATCCTgtgtttttaatttccttttttaacttattattattactaggTTGAAATAGTTTAATTAGGAATGCTGAAAACTTCAATCCTTGCAACGACCCGTAAACGTCACACAGCTTATAGGCTTAGGATTTGTGTATTATTATTGGATATATATTCGGGAAGATTCAAGAGGGAACAACTATCTTCAACCATACCAAACTtctcaaaaaacaaaactatatgatgatttatgctaaaaaatgaacaaatatcACACCAATAATATTACAGAGATAAGTCGATTGCTCCAAATAAGATCTTAAGTGGATCTATAGAATTTCATTACAACAATTAACTATCAACCAAACTTCTACCACCTGAGAATAATTGACTTTCTCCACATTTAGTTTGGTCCTGAAAATTTAAAGGCAGAAAAAGGGAGCATTCACGACGATGGAAATGATGAGATTGAAATAGATGAAGGGAAAGggaaactaacaaaaaaaaaaaggtatttaCGGTTTAATCCTTCTTATAGTTTGAGACTTTGAGTTGTGTATACTTTATGTTGTTGGGTCATTTAATCTGAACACCCCAATAAATAATAAGGGCTCAATATAGTTGGTGGATATCCACTGATTACTATGTCAAACGTCCATGTTTTCACCCTCTATCCCCAATATAAGaataatatgtatgtatatatatgagaaTAATACATGTCTATATAGAAGaaattacatcaaatatatatcttacaaaaaatctataatcattatcattaataactaaactaaataaagTGGAGGGACGTAACAATTTTATAAcatatcattttatatatcaaataatataatataagatgtatatttttctttttcaatatgtttatgaacacacaaaaaataactcaaaagtatatttttgaaaactatagaatttgtacaataaaaaaaaacgtacATGAATTTGTACAAAACTCgagcaaaataaaaacatataaatgaaaaaaagttaaaaaatcatataacaatgacaaaaaaaatgaaaataaatataatttatatgaaaaagaaaaaatgaaccaaatatttataatttaaaaaataaatatataatatctaaatatatatttattatctcATTTGCTcacaactaaaataaataggcaaagtgaaatttgaaattaactaaataagaaaatcattttcatttttttctcaatttgtgTCATTAtgaatttcttcatttttataataacattaattataacaataacaatggGTAGTATTGGTCAGTTGAGTCAATATGTATTTTATGGAAAAAACGTAATTTTAAACTTCTGATGTAATTGAGCTTATATGTTTAAGCTATACAAgttaaaacccaaaaataaaaaaccgaaacaattcaatctttatattatacatataattcaaatttgatggAACAAACGAGCTTTTTTTAAGTCAATCCACGACCCAACCCATCTCAAAGAACAAAGCTaaccaaattcaaatatatatacatatacacacacaacCCAATACAACAACAAAACCTAACTCAATTCaatctttacatttttaattaggtTATGTAGTCTAagtttttttggttatttgacTTATACAATATACAATCTTCagtataaatatgttttaagaaaattggaatGAATAACCATTTcaccaataataattaaggatatagcaaaattttaaaaaaattgtaaatatagtaaaattatcactaatagacttgtattgtatagtctatcaataatagaccaATATGTACAATCTgatctatcgttgatagattcatatcattgatagaatttgacaaattttgctatatttacaaattttttaaaatgttgctatatacttaactattttgaatctaattgctaaatttacaactatcTCTATGTTTTACAATATATGTCTCTTCAATAACAAGTGAACAAGTATAGTGATTTATATGGCATAAAAGTTAACATTTCATATTTAGGTACTCTTCAAATTCGAATGAATATGCTTGGTAAAACAAATTCACttgatttatgaatttttaaaatatatatttttagttcaattcttttttaaaataggtttACAAGATTTTAGAGTACTTATTGTTtgattctttaaaattaattatatgatatttaaaatttgaaaacattaattttggAGGTGTTTGGTTAGTGATAAAAACCAAGAATTGAGTTGaattgataataattatgaaaaagttaTCAAGGAGAAAAATATGCatatttttgtaagaaatttGAGTTGAGAGTATTTAATTATTGGTGGACCAAACatgaattgttttatttatttattttttaattcactCCATCCAAATCTTTCTTCACAAcgaaaatatgaattttaaaaattactcttttaattttaaatgtcatacaattgtttcaaataaaagCATTATTTGAGACGCATTTTAAATGTAAGGGAAGTACCTTCCAAAGACCAAATGAATCAATGCAATTTTCGTAAACTTGattaaaaatgtacattttacatattttaaaacttggaGGACTCCTTCTCTCccttatatttataaagtaaatCCGAACTAATTATTATCCACTTTACGAAAAGTTGAGATAGTTAATATGATATGGAGGGAGACTAATGTTTCtgacaaattaaaaacaagaaataggaAGTGAGACCAAGGCTTGATAGTTGTTTtgccttttgttttctatatttaaaaattatatatgctTATTTATTCACAATTTTTACTGAGCTTTTCACTTAATTAAACTTCCAAGTCAAATTcgtaattttcaaaatttgacgTGATCTTTGACATATCTTTAGAAATAGGTAACGAAATGAACTTTAAGTGTTTATAGggttaatataaaaaaggaaaaaaaaaaatactctctCTGAGATTTTATATCCTTCCCATTTAAAATAGTTGATTCGTCTTCAGTAGGTGGAAAAGGAAGCAgatcaaaatatatgaatggtCAAAAGTAGGAGAAATAACGTAATTTCTTATAATATCTCTGAATTAGTAGTGATTAAAAAGTTTCACACACAAGTAGAGAGAATAGAGTAATTAAAGAGTGAAAAGAATATAATGAATGAAGGAGAGTCAAAAAGGGAATTGAAATagaggaaaaaggaagaggaCGTTAAGGGGTGAGAGTTGCGGTGCAAGGAGGGTCGAAGATGGGTGATGGGATGCCTAATATTTAGGGAAGGGAGGTTATTGATTCTTGGTTAACGAAGGCCACTCTCTGGTACCCTTAATTCACAACTTTattattctcttcttttttttttttttaatggaaaaaagTGAATGGAATCTCATGTTGCATTTGAATTTGTGCATATCTCTCCTCTCTCTGTAACCATTGTTTTTGATTGTTGTGGGAAAACGAGACCGGTTGGATTAGTCGTTGAAGGGGGAGGTGAGAAATGGAAGGATTGGAGGGGCTTATAGAGAGGCtgatggaaggaagaaaaaacaatggcAAAAAGATTCAACTAATAGAACCTGAAATTCGAGAGCTTTGCATCACGGCCAAACAAGTATTCCTCAGCCAGCCTAATCTCTTGCAATTACAAGCTCCGATTAACATCTGTGGTATAGATTCTAATCGATTAATATGATCTTTGATATGTGTGTGCGCGCGGGtactaaatttgaattgaattgttttATTTGGGGTAGGTGACATTCATGGGCAATATCCAGATCTGCTGCGACTGTTTGAGATGGGTGGGTTTCCTCCCGACGCCAACTATCTTTTTTTGGGGGACTACGTGGACAGAGGAAAACAGAGCATTGAAACCATAACCCTTCTGTTTGCATACAAAATCAAGTTCCCCGACAACTTTTTCCTACTTAGAGGAAACCACGAATGTGCTTCTATCAACCGGATCTACGGATTTTATGATGAATGCAAAAGGCGTTTCAACGTCCGTCTATGGAAGATCTTCACAGATTGCTTCAATTGCTTGCCTGTGGCGGCTGTCATAGACGACAAGATCCTATGCATGCATGGTGGGCTTTCCCCCGAAATGCATAGCTTGAATCAGGTGGGAGATATAGAGAGGCCCATTGACGTCCCGGACCAGGGCCTTCTATGCGATCTTCTTTGGGCCGATCCAGATAAAGACATCAAAGGTTGGGGCGAAAATGACAGGGGAGTCTCCTTTACCTTCGGTGCAGACAAGGTCACCAATTTCTTGAAGAAACACAATCTTGATCTAATATGTCGCGCTCATCAGGTTGGTGTTGCTGcctctttctatttctttctttcaataatCATCAACCTTGCAttcttctaaaatttcttcttACAGGTAGTTGAGGATGGTTATGAGTTTTTCGCAGACAGGCAATTGGTTACAATATTTTCAGCACCCAACTATTGCGGGGAGTTCGATAACGCAGGAGCTTTTATGAGCGTCGACTCCAGTTTGCTATGCTCATTTCAAATCATTAAGCCGTAGAAAGAATCAATACCATCTACCTTTTGCCTTCATTTAATCATCCAGACAAATTTAGACTCTCTTCCTAGCCTCTAATCTAGTCATTCCAATagattctatttcttttcataaccATCCAATCCTAGTCATTACCAGGATTTGTATATAGCGACCGACTTCAACTCTGCGATGTATATACCTGatgtgtttaattaataaaattagaagacattgaaattaattaaatttaatctctCTCGTGCCTTTCAAATCTACTTACCCCACACACACTCGTACACATGTTTAAAGAAGAAACTCGTAGCTTCAGTTTTGACTCGCACCCAGGTGCAGCAATTGGAACAAGCATCACTCACAAATCAGAATTCAACACAAAACAACTAACACAAGGATCACAATTCACATGAATACCTTTCACTTCCCCTCATAactatttgaagaaaaatacttgGGTGCAGTCCGTTGCACTGACTGGACCCAAAAAGCGTGCTACacatgacattttttatgtatttttaattaatatgtatAGAAGATATGAGAACATCTATTAGACAACAATGAGGTGATTAGGTTTAAATCATCTCATGCATTCATGAGAATGAACCACATTCTTTTTACCTCTCCTCATCTAAAAATCTTTtggatgttttattttattttgtaatctATTGAATTAATGCGCTATTCTAGATATAATTTTCCACTCTGACATTTGTTCGATTTTTAAC of the Cucumis sativus cultivar 9930 chromosome 3, Cucumber_9930_V3, whole genome shotgun sequence genome contains:
- the LOC101220973 gene encoding 50S ribosomal protein L17, chloroplastic; the protein is MSMAITTATATANGRWSFTTLRSALPSVGSEICTRTRVSFPLSNARVSRRTCSKPIASFSGLCPLNPLISTGSADYNGFEHNFEIVDNGYRVFAMRHGKRVPKLNRPPDQRRALLRGLTTQLLKHGRIKTTRTRASAMRKYVDKMITLAKDGSLHKRRQALGFIYEKQIVHALFAEVQDRYGERNGGYTRIIRTLPRRGDNAPMAYIELV
- the LOC101220499 gene encoding protein LURP-one-related 8, giving the protein MTKVFPNGPSSSCSDAIETVLTVWKKSMLLNCEGFTVFNAEGNLVYRVDNYLAGNKGEILLMDAAGNPLFTIRRKRLSLADSWVVYEGETGANPRFSARKQMNLLKSKCLARVVELAGSWSGKGMSVYEIEGCYGKRCCAVYDEKRRIVAEIKRKEAAGGLSFGTDVFRLVVQPQIDTTVAMALLILLDQMFGSSSTTP
- the LOC101213262 gene encoding serine/threonine-protein phosphatase PP1, whose translation is MEGLEGLIERLMEGRKNNGKKIQLIEPEIRELCITAKQVFLSQPNLLQLQAPINICGDIHGQYPDLLRLFEMGGFPPDANYLFLGDYVDRGKQSIETITLLFAYKIKFPDNFFLLRGNHECASINRIYGFYDECKRRFNVRLWKIFTDCFNCLPVAAVIDDKILCMHGGLSPEMHSLNQVGDIERPIDVPDQGLLCDLLWADPDKDIKGWGENDRGVSFTFGADKVTNFLKKHNLDLICRAHQVVEDGYEFFADRQLVTIFSAPNYCGEFDNAGAFMSVDSSLLCSFQIIKP